DNA from Brevibacterium sp. 'Marine':
GAGTTCGGAGCCGTCGAAGCCGACGAGGACGCCGAGTTCGAGGTTCAGGCCGGATTCGGACGGATTGGATTGAGCAGACATCTCGCACCTCTCGATCGGGGCCTGGTCAACCCTGACGCCGACGACGGCCCCGACAGGCGGTATCGTCCGCGTCGCCTTCAGTCTACCAAGTAGGTTCTACGGGCTGTAGAAAAAGTCCGGAGGTGAGAAGCTTCGTCTCATCCGGGCGCGCTCGTGGCTCAGACGCGGAAGCCCAGGTGGGCCAGCGCGATGCGCAGAATATGGTCCTGGCCGTAGCAGAGCTCGCCGACGATATCGGGGCGCAGAGTCTCCTCGGGGGTCAGCCAATCGAGGCTGAGGGCATCGGCCCGCGGAGTGCATTCGCCGCGGACCTCCATGATGAAGCACATGGCGATCGCGTGCTGGCGCGGATCATGGAGAAGCGCCGAACCCTCGGTGGGGAAGTATTCGGCGATGTGGAACGGGCTGATCGCCGGCGGAATGACCGGCAGCGCCATCGGGCCGAGGTCGTTCTCGGCGTGACGCACCAGCGCCGTGCGGATCGTCTCATGGAAGCGGATCCGCCCGCCCACGACCTCCCGCCCGAGGGTGCCGTCCTCGAGGCTGCGCAGCAGCAGGCCGATGCGTTCGACGTTGCCGGTCTCGCTCACCCGCACCGGGATGGCGTTGACATAGGGGATCGGCATGCGTCTGCGCAGGCGCGCATATTCCGCGTCGTCGAACCAGTTCTCGTCGAAGTCCAGGGCAGTCCGAGTCATGACCCAATATTCCCACAACCATCCCTCGCGGCAGAAGAGCATGGAGACCCCGTTGGTGAACTGGGACACGCTTCGGGTAAAATATCTTGATGTCGAGATAAATTTCCGACCGGCAGGGACCTGTCGAGTGACGTGGCCTACAGTTGTGTCAGCACTATGTGACCATTTCCGGTCAAGGACTATGAAGGGGTATCCATGATCAATCATGAA
Protein-coding regions in this window:
- a CDS encoding DUF4916 domain-containing protein; this translates as MTRTALDFDENWFDDAEYARLRRRMPIPYVNAIPVRVSETGNVERIGLLLRSLEDGTLGREVVGGRIRFHETIRTALVRHAENDLGPMALPVIPPAISPFHIAEYFPTEGSALLHDPRQHAIAMCFIMEVRGECTPRADALSLDWLTPEETLRPDIVGELCYGQDHILRIALAHLGFRV